From one Lathamus discolor isolate bLatDis1 unplaced genomic scaffold, bLatDis1.hap1 Scaffold_89, whole genome shotgun sequence genomic stretch:
- the LOC136007049 gene encoding class II histocompatibility antigen, B-L beta chain-like isoform X2, with product MGTGGALGAAGAVLVALVALGAPSAHSEELSGIFQEAYKFECHFLNGTERVQFMERLIYNREQYAHFDSDVGHYVGDTPMGEFQAKYFNSRVEILEERRAVVDTYCRHNYGVLSLFIVDRREPPKVEIFPVQSSSAPQTNRLACVVSDFYPAPIEVRWFKNGHEELERVVSTDVIQNGDWTYQVLVMLETTPQRGEAYACQVEHVSLQQPSIVHWEATDGSNSKMVTGIGGFVLGLIFIVVGLIFYMRKKATS from the exons ATGGGCACTGGGGGTGCGCTGGGAGCGGCTGGGGCCGTGCTGGTGGCACTGGTGGCACTGGGAGCCCCCTCGGCTCATAGCGAGGAGCTGTCGG GGATCTTCCAGGAGGCATATAAGTTCGAGTGTCACTTCCTCAACGGCACCGAGCGCGTCCAGTTTATGGAGAGGCTGATCTACAACCGGGAGCAGTACGCGCACTTCGACAGCGATGTGGGGCACTATGTGGGCGATACCCCCATGGGCGAGTTCCAAGCCAAGTACTTCAACAGCAGGGTGGAAATACTGGAGGAAAGAAGGGCTGTGGTGGACACGTACTGCCGGCACAACTATGGGGTGTTGAGCCTTTTCATTGTAGATCGGAGAG AGCCTCCGAAGGTCGAGATCTTCCCGGTGCAGTCGAGCTCGGCGCCGCAGACCAACCGCTTGGCGTGCGTCGTGAGCGACTTCTACCCCGCGCCCATCGAGGTGCGGTGGTTCAAGAACGGGCACGAGGAGCTGGAGCGCGTGGTGTCCACCGACGTCATCCAGAACGGCGACTGGACCTACCAGGTGCTGGTGATGCTGGAAACCACGCCGCAGCGCGGTGAAGCCTACGCCTGCCAGGTGGAACACGTCAGCCTCCAGCAGCCCAGCATCGTCCATTGGG AGGCGACGGATGGCAGCAATAGCAAGATGGTGACGGGGATCGGAGGCTTCGTGTTGGGGCTCATCTTCATCGTGGTGGGGCTCATCTTCTACATGCGCAAGAAG GCCACTTCCTGA
- the LOC136007049 gene encoding class II histocompatibility antigen, B-L beta chain-like isoform X1, whose translation MGTGGALGAAGAVLVALVALGAPSAHSEELSGIFQEAYKFECHFLNGTERVQFMERLIYNREQYAHFDSDVGHYVGDTPMGEFQAKYFNSRVEILEERRAVVDTYCRHNYGVLSLFIVDRREPPKVEIFPVQSSSAPQTNRLACVVSDFYPAPIEVRWFKNGHEELERVVSTDVIQNGDWTYQVLVMLETTPQRGEAYACQVEHVSLQQPSIVHWEATDGSNSKMVTGIGGFVLGLIFIVVGLIFYMRKKGTYFPPLQATS comes from the exons ATGGGCACTGGGGGTGCGCTGGGAGCGGCTGGGGCCGTGCTGGTGGCACTGGTGGCACTGGGAGCCCCCTCGGCTCATAGCGAGGAGCTGTCGG GGATCTTCCAGGAGGCATATAAGTTCGAGTGTCACTTCCTCAACGGCACCGAGCGCGTCCAGTTTATGGAGAGGCTGATCTACAACCGGGAGCAGTACGCGCACTTCGACAGCGATGTGGGGCACTATGTGGGCGATACCCCCATGGGCGAGTTCCAAGCCAAGTACTTCAACAGCAGGGTGGAAATACTGGAGGAAAGAAGGGCTGTGGTGGACACGTACTGCCGGCACAACTATGGGGTGTTGAGCCTTTTCATTGTAGATCGGAGAG AGCCTCCGAAGGTCGAGATCTTCCCGGTGCAGTCGAGCTCGGCGCCGCAGACCAACCGCTTGGCGTGCGTCGTGAGCGACTTCTACCCCGCGCCCATCGAGGTGCGGTGGTTCAAGAACGGGCACGAGGAGCTGGAGCGCGTGGTGTCCACCGACGTCATCCAGAACGGCGACTGGACCTACCAGGTGCTGGTGATGCTGGAAACCACGCCGCAGCGCGGTGAAGCCTACGCCTGCCAGGTGGAACACGTCAGCCTCCAGCAGCCCAGCATCGTCCATTGGG AGGCGACGGATGGCAGCAATAGCAAGATGGTGACGGGGATCGGAGGCTTCGTGTTGGGGCTCATCTTCATCGTGGTGGGGCTCATCTTCTACATGCGCAAGAAG GGCACTTACTTCCCCCCACTGCAG GCCACTTCCTGA
- the LOC136007050 gene encoding HLA class II histocompatibility antigen, DR alpha chain-like — protein MAGGLGIAALLLLPLALWGTAAVKVGNTITQSEFYQRDESKEQEDSEFMFDFDGDEIFHVDHDRKETVWRLEEFGKFASFKAQGALQNMAIGKQNLEITITNTNKSRAAIAPPEVSVFPKHAVELEEPNVLLCVVDRLWPPVLTVTWERNGKVVSKGVEQSVFYPREDNTYRLFSYLTFVPQRGDLYVCRVRHQEIPDELQKEWEPKVPPAASEATQTLVCALGLAVGIVGIVVGTILIIKAMKMNSAHNHRGVL, from the exons ATGGCCGGAGGGTTGGGAATCGcggccctgctcctgctgccgtTGGCTCTATGGGGCACGGCGGCTGTGAAAG TGGGGAACACGATCACGCAGTCGGAGTTCTACCAGCGGGACGAGAGCAAGGAGCAGGAGGACAGCGAGTTCATGTTCGACTTCGACGGCGATGAGATCTTCCACGTGGATCACGACCGCAAGGAGACCGTGTGGCGCCTGGAGGAGTTCGGGAAGTTCGCCAGCTTCAAGGCCCAGGGAGCCCTGCAGAACATGGCCATCGGCAAGCAGAACCTGGAGATCACCATCACCAACACCAACAAGTCCCGGGCGGCCATCG CGCCGCCGGAGGTGTCGGTGTTCCCCAAGCACGCcgtggagctggaggagcccaACGTGCTGCTGTGCGTCGTGGACAGGCTGTGGCCGCCGGTGCTGACGGTGACGTGGGAGCGGAACGGGAAGGTCGTGAGCAAAGGCGTCGAGCAGAGCGTGTTCTACCCGCGGGAGGACAACACCTACAGGCTCTTCTCCTACCTGACCTTCGTGCCCCAGCGCGGGGACCTCTACGTGTGCCGCGTGCGGCACCAGGAGATCCCCGACGAGCTCCAGAAGGAGTggg AACCCAAAGTGCCCCCCGCTGCCTCTGAGGCCACCCAGACCCTGGTGTGCGCCCTGGGCTTGGCCGTGGGCATCGTGGGCATCGTGGTGGGCACCATCCTCATCATCAAGGCCATGAAGATGAACAGCGCCCACAACCACAGGGGGGTCTTGTGA